The Myxococcales bacterium nucleotide sequence GAGACGCCGACGGCGGCGTCGTCGACGCCCGGGCTGATCGTGCGCGGGCTCCGGTCGAGGAAGATCACCCGGGGCACCGGCGGCGGCGGCGGCGGATCGATCCGCTGGACGACCGCCCGCTTGACGTCGGCGAGGTCGTCGACGGTGGGCGGCTGCCAGGTGCCGGTGCGCATGCGCTTGACGACGAGCACCGCCGCGAGCACGCCGACGGCCACCGCGACCAGGCCGGCGGTCACGAACGTGACCAGCCGCCGCAGCCAGCGCCGCCCCGGCGGGCGCGGTCCGTGGGCCCGGCGTCCGGCCGGCAGGATGGCCGGCGCGCTGGCCGACCCTGGTGCCCGATGCGGGTCGCTCAACGCTTGATCCCCAGCACCAGCCCGTCCGGGGTCGGGATGCACACCGAGTCACAGCTCGCGGCGACGATCTGGTGGAACTCGCGCATCGCGCGGCCGCGGTCGCTGTCGTCGAGCAGCTCGCCGAAGAGGTAGGCGTTGTCGCCCAGGAGGATGCCGCCCGGGCGCAGGTTGGCCACCGCCCAGCGGCCGTAGTGGTGGTAGTTGACCTTGTCGGCGTCGATGAACACGGCGTCGAACGGGCCGTGATCCTCGAGCGTCGGCAGCACCGCGGTGCCGGCGCCGTCGCAGACCGTGACCTTGGCCGCGACGCCGGCCGCGGCCAGGTTGGCCCGGGCCAGCTCGGCGTGGGCGCGCTCGAACTCGATCGTCCACAGGTGGCCGTCGGGCGGCAGGGCCCGCGCGAGGTGCAGGGCCGAGTAGCCGACCAGCGTGCCGACCTCGACCGCGCGACGCACGCCCGCGAGCCGGCACAGGAGCGCGACGAGCTGGCCCTCGGACGGGCCGACCATGATCGCCGGCACGCCGGCCGGGGTCGCGAACGCGCGGGCGAGCGCGTCGTCGTGGGCGGCGTGGACCTCGACGCACCAGTCGAGGATCGGCCGCGTGGCGTAGCGGTCCCCGGCGCGGGAGTCGGAGTCGGCCATGACCGCATCGTGCACTGGCCGGCCCGCGCGTGGTAGCACCGGGCCGTGACTTCCGCATCGTCCCTGGTCCTGGTCACCGGCGGCGCCGGCTTCATCGGCTCGCACACGGTCGATCGCCTCGTCGGCGGTGGCCACCGGGTCGTCGTCCTCGACGATCTCCGCACCGGCAAGCGGGCCAACCTGGCCCACCACGGCGCGCTCACCTTCGCCAGCGGCGCGCCGGTCGAGCTGGTCGTGGCCGACGTGAGCCACGGGCTGTTCGCGCCCCTCGCGGCGATCACCGCCGCGCACGGGCCGATCGCCCGGATCATCCACCTGGCCGCGCAGGTCTCGGTCGTCCACTCGCTGGCCAACCCGCTGGTCGACGTCGCGGTCAACTACGTCGGCACCGTCCAGGTGCTCGAGTACGCGCGCGCGACCGGCGTCGGCAAGGTCGTGTTCGCGTCGTCGGCCGCGGTCTACGGCGACACCGCGCTGGTGCCGGTGCCCGAGGACGCGCCGTGCCGACCGCTGTCGCCGTACGGCGTCGACAAGCTCGCGAGCGAGCTGATGATGCGCGCGTACGCCTCGACCCACGGCCTGGCGTCGACGCCGCTCCGGTTCTTCAACGTCTACGGCCCGCGCCAGGATCCGTCGAGCCCGTACTCGGGCGTGATCTCGATCTTCGCCGACCGGGCCCGGGCCGGCCGGCCGATCACGATCTTCGGCGACGGCGCCCAGACCCGCGACTTCGTCTACGTCGGTGACGTCGCGCGCGCGATCGTCACCGCGGCCATGACCGACGGCGGCGACGGCAGCGCGATGAACGTCGGCACCGGGCGCGAGACCACGGTGCGCGAGCTGGCCGAGACGGTCGTGGGCCTGGCCGGCACCGGCGTGACGATCACGCACGCGCCGGCCCGCGCCGGCGAGATCGTGCGGTCGCTCGCCCAGGTCACGCGCGCCACCGCCGCGCTCGGGGTGACGGCCGAGGTGACGCTGCGCGACGGGCTGGCGGCGACGCTCGCGAGCCTGGGCTAGCCACCTAGGCCGCGGACGCGGCTCGGACGTTGTAGGCTCGTGCCCATGCGTCGTCGCGCCGTGTCCGTGTCCGTGTTCGTGGTCGTGGTCGTCGTGCTGGCCGCCCTCGGCGCCCGGGTCCGCCCGGCCGCGGCCGACGTCCAGCGCGCGTGGATCAAGAACATCCCCGACGAGGCGACCTGGGCCAAGTACTCGCGGACCCTCGCCGGCGATCAGTTCGGCAAGTTCGTCATCGACGTCAAGACCAACGCGATCTACTTCTTCGACGTCAACCTGTTCGAGCTCCACGCCGACTTCGTCCTGGGCGTGCTGCTCAAGCAGCCGTGGACGCGCGACAACATCATCGCCTACAACAAGAACTACGAGCAGGTGAAGCCGAAGTTCATCCTCGGCTACCTGACCCACCACAACAAGGTCGACCGCTGGGCGCTGTCGTTCTGGGAGGGCGACAAGATCGACGCCGCGACCGTGCTCCGGGTCCGCGATCGCCTGGCGACGTCGTTCTGGCGCAAGGACCTGGCGTTCCGGCCCGACTCGCCGGCCCAGGTGAAGATGGCGCGGCAGGTCGCGGCCAAGGGCTTCACGGTCGTGACCAACGACGAGTTCTACAAGGCCGCCTCGTTCCAGGCGTTCAACAAGGGCATGGCCATCGGCCGCCTCAAGGTCGTGCCGATCGGCACGCCCTACGACCAGCTCACGTTCGATCGCCACGACATCGTGCTCTTGCAGGAGAGCTACCCGGACATCACGCCGGTGGCCGGCATCCTGTCGACGACGTTCTCGACCCCGCTGTCGCACGTGAACCTGCGCGCCGGCGCCTGGGGCATCCCCAACGCCGGCGACAAGCAGGCCCGCGCGTCGTTCGGCAAGCTCGACGGCAAGGTCGTCTACTACAACGTCGACGACAACCGCGCGGTCGTGCGCGAGGCCAGCGCCGCCGAGATC carries:
- a CDS encoding class I SAM-dependent methyltransferase; translated protein: MADSDSRAGDRYATRPILDWCVEVHAAHDDALARAFATPAGVPAIMVGPSEGQLVALLCRLAGVRRAVEVGTLVGYSALHLARALPPDGHLWTIEFERAHAELARANLAAAGVAAKVTVCDGAGTAVLPTLEDHGPFDAVFIDADKVNYHHYGRWAVANLRPGGILLGDNAYLFGELLDDSDRGRAMREFHQIVAASCDSVCIPTPDGLVLGIKR
- a CDS encoding NAD-dependent epimerase/dehydratase family protein — translated: MVLVTGGAGFIGSHTVDRLVGGGHRVVVLDDLRTGKRANLAHHGALTFASGAPVELVVADVSHGLFAPLAAITAAHGPIARIIHLAAQVSVVHSLANPLVDVAVNYVGTVQVLEYARATGVGKVVFASSAAVYGDTALVPVPEDAPCRPLSPYGVDKLASELMMRAYASTHGLASTPLRFFNVYGPRQDPSSPYSGVISIFADRARAGRPITIFGDGAQTRDFVYVGDVARAIVTAAMTDGGDGSAMNVGTGRETTVRELAETVVGLAGTGVTITHAPARAGEIVRSLAQVTRATAALGVTAEVTLRDGLAATLASLG